GAATCTGCTGTAAGCGATTACGAGTTTGATCAGCTTCTCAAGGAGCTTGAAGCGCTTGAACAACAGTTTCCGAATCTTGCTGATGAAAATAGCCCAACCAAGCGAGTGGGAGGGGATATTACCAAGAATTTTGAGACTGTTAAGCACAAATATCCCATGCTATCATTATCCAACACCTATTCCAAGGAAGAAATTGTTGAATGGGAGGAGCGCATCAAAAAAACCATTGAAAGTGATATCGAATATGTTTGTGAGCTCAAATATGATGGTGTAGCTATTGGCATTCGTTATGTGAATGGTATTTTTCATTCTGCGGTTACACGTGGAGATGGAACGCAAGGTGAGCTCATTTCACCAAATGTAAGAACCATAAAAGCCATCCCTTTAAAGCTGAGTGCTCCATACCCTGATGATTTTGAAATTAGAGGTGAAATATTCATGCCTTTACAGGAGTTTGCAAAGCTCAACGAAGAAAGAAAAAAGAATGAGCTCTCTCTTTTTGCGAACCCAAGAAATACTGCATCGGGAACCTTGAAGCTTCAAGATTCTGGAACAGTAGCCGATAGAAATTTGGATTGCTTTTTATATGGCTTATATCAGGATCGAGCTGAGCAGACCAATCATTTTGATGCAGTCTCATTTGCAGGAGAGATGGGTTTTAAAATTCCACGATTGGAAGAAAAAATGATATCTAAGGTTTCTAATGTGGATGGAATTCTTGACTTTATAGCCTATTGGGATGAAAAGCGAAAAGACCTGCCTTTTGAAATTGACGGCATCGTGATTAAGGTGAATTCATACCGACAGCAAGAAGAGCTCGGATATACGGCAAAATCACCTCGTTGGGCAATATCCTTCAAGTATAAAACGGAAAGGGTTGAAACGCAGCTTCAGTCCGTAAGCTATCAGGTAGGTAGAACCGGAGCGATTACACCGGTGGCCAATCTTGAACCTGTTTATTTGGGAGGAACAACAGTGAAGCGTGCCTCACTCCACAATGCTGAGCAAATGGAAAAGCTTGATTTACACGATGGTGATTACGTGTTTGTGGAGAAGGGAGGTGAAATCATACCAAAAATTGTTGATGTGAATACAGATAAAAGAGCTGAAGGGGCTCAAGTGATTCAATTCATTGCTCACTGTCCAGATTGTTCGAGTGTACTCGTTAAGGAAGATGGTGAGGCACAACATTATTGCCTAAATGAAAAGGCTTGTCCTCCACAAGTCAAAGGTAAAATTGAACATTTCATTAGTAGAAGGGCCATGAATATTGATGGTCTTGGTGCTGAAACCATAGATGCCTTGGTTGAAGCAGGATTTATCAGAAATATCTCTGATTTATATTCGCTTTCTTATGAGCAATTAATATCTATGGACCGAATGGCAGATAAGTCCGTTCGAAATTTACTTGATGGTCTTGAGGCTTCCAAGGTCATGCCTTTTGAAAAAGTACTTTTCGGACTTGGGATTCGTTTTGTAGGGGAGACGGTGTCCAAAAAATTAGCAAAGGCATTTAAATCTATTGATGCTATTATTTCAGCGAGCTACGATGCGCTTGTAGAAACCGATGAAATAGGAGAGAAGATAGCCTTATCAATTTCCAATCATTTTCAGGATCAGGACAATGTTGATTTGATTCAGAAATTGAAGCTTTCGGGTTTGTGTTTCGAAAAGGAAGATGAAGGAATGGATTCTGAGCT
This genomic window from Flavobacteriales bacterium contains:
- the ligA gene encoding NAD-dependent DNA ligase LigA; translated protein: MNVEVAANRVKELSDLLHHYNYLYYVKNESAVSDYEFDQLLKELEALEQQFPNLADENSPTKRVGGDITKNFETVKHKYPMLSLSNTYSKEEIVEWEERIKKTIESDIEYVCELKYDGVAIGIRYVNGIFHSAVTRGDGTQGELISPNVRTIKAIPLKLSAPYPDDFEIRGEIFMPLQEFAKLNEERKKNELSLFANPRNTASGTLKLQDSGTVADRNLDCFLYGLYQDRAEQTNHFDAVSFAGEMGFKIPRLEEKMISKVSNVDGILDFIAYWDEKRKDLPFEIDGIVIKVNSYRQQEELGYTAKSPRWAISFKYKTERVETQLQSVSYQVGRTGAITPVANLEPVYLGGTTVKRASLHNAEQMEKLDLHDGDYVFVEKGGEIIPKIVDVNTDKRAEGAQVIQFIAHCPDCSSVLVKEDGEAQHYCLNEKACPPQVKGKIEHFISRRAMNIDGLGAETIDALVEAGFIRNISDLYSLSYEQLISMDRMADKSVRNLLDGLEASKVMPFEKVLFGLGIRFVGETVSKKLAKAFKSIDAIISASYDALVETDEIGEKIALSISNHFQDQDNVDLIQKLKLSGLCFEKEDEGMDSELLAGLSIVISGTFNQYSRDEIKKMIEMNGGKNSSSISKKTSILVAGENMGPSKLKKASDLNIEIINEEEFLNRIKK